The Streptomyces tendae genome has a window encoding:
- a CDS encoding SCO family protein, whose protein sequence is MRKKTYAAAALLAVASLTLTACGGGDGDSGDPVAVVSEETGARQAATVLDKPFEKPDLVLTDTQGKQFDLRKETAGRPTLIYFGYTHCPDVCPLTMNNIAVAKKQLPKDQQDQLRIVFVTTDPERDTPAELGTWLKGIDTQVVGLTGDFPTIQAGARTLGISIDPPRKDDNGKTVSDHGTQVIAFSPKTDGGYVLYGEDATVEDYTKDLPKIIKGENP, encoded by the coding sequence ATGCGCAAGAAGACCTACGCGGCGGCGGCTCTGCTCGCCGTCGCCTCCCTGACCCTCACCGCCTGCGGCGGCGGTGACGGGGACAGCGGCGACCCGGTCGCCGTGGTCTCCGAGGAGACCGGCGCCCGCCAGGCGGCCACCGTCCTCGACAAGCCCTTCGAGAAGCCGGACCTCGTCCTCACGGACACGCAGGGCAAGCAGTTCGACCTCCGCAAGGAGACCGCGGGCCGGCCCACGCTGATCTACTTCGGCTACACGCACTGCCCCGACGTCTGCCCGCTGACGATGAACAACATCGCGGTGGCCAAGAAGCAGCTGCCGAAGGACCAGCAGGACCAGCTGCGGATCGTGTTCGTCACCACCGACCCCGAGCGGGACACCCCCGCCGAACTCGGCACGTGGCTCAAGGGCATCGACACCCAGGTCGTCGGCCTGACCGGTGACTTCCCCACCATCCAGGCCGGGGCCCGCACCCTCGGCATCTCCATCGACCCGCCGCGCAAGGACGACAACGGCAAGACCGTCTCCGACCACGGCACCCAGGTCATCGCCTTCTCCCCGAAGACGGACGGCGGTTACGTCCTCTACGGCGAGGACGCCACCGTCGAGGACTACACCAAGGACCTCCCCAAGATCATCAAGGGGGAGAACCCGTGA